The window aaagtcttaaaatTTTGAGGATAATccaaattattcaataattttttgtCTTGCATTGGGGGGCGCTTAACAATTCTATCACTTATTAAATCGTGAGACGAAAGAGATACTTTAGGGTTTCACTGTTTCAGTTTCGATTGGTGAATTCTAAAAAAAGATGCAGCAATCTCCCCAGATGATTCCGATGGTTCTTCCTTCATTTCCTCCTACTAACATCACTACCGAACAGATCCAAAaggttttttgcttttttactttctctttgATTATGTTGGTTTTGTAATGATGTTGCTGAGTAGTTTGAACTGTTTATGTAATGGTTCCTGGATACAATTTGTGTGGGAGAGCCAATAGCTTCGTATGATTTGTCTTAAACAAgtgtattgtttttttctctgcttTAAGTTCTTACTGGAATTGGAAAGTTATGTTTGCAGTGAATTTGGCTTCAGAATCTGATTGTAAAGATGGAGACATTGACTGATAGTATTTTCTTGATCACTTGTTTTGTTGCTTCTTGAAGTATCTTGATGAGAACAAGAAGCTTATAATGGCGATTTTGGAAAATCAGAACCTCGGTAAACTTGCAGAATGTGCTCAGTAAGTTTTTTGATAGTCTCGTGCTCTTTTTTATGGTATAAACTGGAATGTTAAGAATGTAAGATTGTTGATTATGTCAGGTATCAAGCTCTTCTCCAAAAGAATTTGATGTATTTAGCTGCAATAGCAGATGCCCAACCTCAGCCACCACCAGCAGCTGTACCAACTCCAGGAGCCATGACTCCCCAAGCAgtaagtttctgtttttatcAGTAATAATTTACATCGATGTGAGAAAAACATTCGGGTTTTTTTTACAGttcttatgtgtttttttggtttctgtagATGCTTCCTCATCCGTCAGCAATGCAGCCACCACCAAGCTACTTCATACAGCAACATCAACAAGCTATGGGAATGGGAATGCCTCAACACATACCTCCAGGGATTGTTCCTCCAAGAGGTCCATTGCAATTTGGTAACCCCAATCAACTTCAAGATCCGCAGC is drawn from Camelina sativa cultivar DH55 chromosome 8, Cs, whole genome shotgun sequence and contains these coding sequences:
- the LOC104707967 gene encoding GRF1-interacting factor 3-like, which gives rise to MQQSPQMIPMVLPSFPPTNITTEQIQKYLDENKKLIMAILENQNLGKLAECAQYQALLQKNLMYLAAIADAQPQPPPAAVPTPGAMTPQAMLPHPSAMQPPPSYFIQQHQQAMGMGMPQHIPPGIVPPRGPLQFGNPNQLQDPQQQLHQQAMQGHMGIRPMGLNNNNGLQHQMHQPETTTLGPNNSGPNDASGGGKQDVSQSAADEQSGSAARHGSGDAKIEGK